GCCAGAGGTTTGGCTCAGACATAACACATGCTAATCCATGCAACTGATATGAATATCAGTACCATATATATGGTTTTCCTTTGTCATTTATTTTGTTATTACTTATTAAGTAAATAGCAGTTTCTATGTTTGTATTGTCAAGTCCAACTATATATTCGTGACTAGATCATGGTAAGGCAGTTAAATAGATATAGGTTGCCTTCCATTCGTTGACCTGGGTATTGTTTGTTCTAGTGTTTCTTCCATTTTATCAGGAAATTAAAATCTTAAGTTTGATGCTTACTGCATTAGCTGTTGTTGATTCAggctgatgatgttgaaatcgtaATTGATCCTAAAGATATTGACCTTACGACAGCAAGATCGGGAGGTGCCGGAGGTACTGCTGTAATATTGTAGTCACTGAAATTAGATGATGAAAATTTAGAGTTGTGATAGTTAGTATCCCATGATTGTTTTGCATGCATCTTACCATATTTTAATCGCTATGCAGGACAGAATGTCAACAAGGTGGAAACAGCTGTTGATCTCTTCCACAAACCAACAGGAATCCGTATATTTTGTACAGAAGAAAGATCTCAGCTTAAAAACAAGACTCGTGCACTTCAGCTACTGCGAGCGAAACTGTGAGTATAATGATGGGcctttcttccattcttatgttCTCCTCAACTTATTGATGTCTAGCGTAGTGTCTTCAGTTGCAATTGCTCTCCTACTTTTCACTTCCATTCTGGTTATATATTCATTCCTTTGTTTGGACGGATTTCATTTGGTTCTTCTACTTCTCATCCTGTATATCAATACTAATTCTATGCTCGTTGCAGGTATGAAATAAAAGTTAGGGAGCAACAAGAGTCTACAAGGAATGAACGAAACTCACAGGTTAAAAAATAATTGATATATGAGTTGAGCAAACTTTGTTAATCATATTAGTTTTCAAGTCTTCCATTCTTGTGAAAAGAAAATTCCATTATCCTTTTCTGTATAACAGTCTGTGTTTACAATTTTATGCTATTTCCTAAAATTACAGATTGGTACTGGAGCTCGATCAGAAAAAATTCGGACCTACAATTACAAGGTATGCTCTCCCTTTTGACTTTCCATTGCCTAAGTTACTATCAAGGTTCAGATTCAGTGTCGTCATAATTGATATATCTCCTTTGTGTTGCTTTTTACAAACTTGAGTAGGATAATAGAGTTACTGACCATCGGCTAAAGATGAACTTTGAGTTGACGTCCTTCCTTGATGGTGATATTGAGACAGCGATTCAGGTATAATTGTATATCATGCCAGCTTTTCATCTCAGTTATGTATGCCAGCATTACACACCAAAACACGCACATTTgttttccatgttaatttcttttATGTGAATTTTCATGCCCAATTACCGCACTTGCCTTTTCTTGCAGTCATGTGTCGCTACAGAACAAAAGGAACGCATGGAAGGCCTTGCTGAGTCTGTGGGTGCAACCAGTGGTTAAATTACAGCTTCCCTTTGCCGAATGAAGAAGCCCCAGGAAAAACATAGGTATATCAATCAACATTTCTCATCTTCACTTTTTGGATCCGTGTAGTATAGTTTCAAACATGTGCATTTCTCCACAAATCAAGAACCCAGATTAAAATATAGGATATGTATCATTTTACGTATATTATAAAACGTAACTGTCAAATTTTAATCAAGTCTGTGAAGAGGATATTAGAATTTAATATGTGTTAGTTTTCTCCCAAGCAGATTTTGTCCAATAAAATATTGGAAATTTGGAATTGACTCACTCCAACACTGGCAGATTCAGCTGGAAGTCACTGTAGCTTTCGTTTGGATTCCGTATCCAAAGTATGTTCAAGATCTCCCTGGAACATGCTCTGGATTTGGTACATTGGAGTCTCCTTCGGGCCCATAAAACTTGATCTTCTAATATTTTCATGGATTTTCTTTATATCTAAGATTTGCTggaaaaataatcaaattttgagcactAAAGCCAGTATCCGCTCAATATGTTTTTTTTCCAGATTCACCTAAGAAATGATAAAACTATAATTCAATTGGCTATAATATCCCTCAAGACATTCTAGGACCTTTTCCACTAAAttagcaaataaataaataaataacaaaaaatatccCAGTTCCTTCCTCATCGCCAAAATACCTAGTTCCAAGACCTTAGGACACATTGAAGCCTTGGGAAATCAGTAGATGCAAAAGCTTACAAACCTGAACATGATCATCTACAAAATTGTCAGGACTGATGAAACATTGGTGATATTAGGATCCTGAGAGTTGTTCCCCCTGGTAGGAATTAACGTTCCATCCCACTTTGGTTGGGGCTTCTACTCTCTGGTCCTCTCTGCTGGTGCAACCTGATAATCCTCGAGGCAGGTGTGCTTAATGAACTTGATCAAAGATTAGTTAGAAGCATATGTACCACACGGCTCAATGCAGATGGAAATACAATTGAGCCTGAAAATGGACCAGATTAATTAAGGGTATGTAGTGCCTAAAACAACCCTACAACGTAAGTAGTGGACTGTCGATGACAGCATCATTCCCTTGTATCTTAAGTACTCCTGTATCCAACTAAGATatacttaattaattaattatcctAAATTAATTCCCATGCAGGCACTACTAATTAAGTATATCTAGCTTGCTTTGTAAAAACCCCGATCGCGATTTTATTTATATCATCATATATATCAGAATATATAGATAGAACCAGCTCAATCATAATCATAGGAAATTAAATAGTCAAGCGACATATTTATTTCATGGATAGAAGCTAAGATCCTCAACAGAAAAGAGTTCAGGCCAAAGGGAAGGAACTTCACCACCATAGATGGTATTAGTAGTTGTTGCACTAGCGGTAGTACTCGTATTCCAAGCATCACTGCTCTCGCCGAGACTACTACTTGCGCTTCTTCCATTATTATGAGCAACTGTAGGGGTAGGATGGGTCTGATCATCTGGAAATGATGATAGGAGACACCCTTGTGATACTTTTGGTGTTCTTTCATCTCCTTGGTTAAGCAATGCAGAATCAGAACATCCATGTCCTGGACTTACAATATCACAATGACTATTGTTCAAAGATGTTTGGAAATTATCACCAGGGTTGTAATGTAGTTCAGCTGGGAAATCATGAACATTATTGGGAACTACCATATTATCCAACTGAGATGAGGAATTTATCATAGAAGATGTGGAGTTCTCTTTGATAGATGAAAGAGAATTCATGAACAGATTCAAGGCTTGAATATTATCTGCTATGCTGGTTGGGTAATTAGTACTGATTCCCATAGTTGATTGAAGAAGACACTGAATATATTGAACCTTAACCATATCATTAACAGCTTCAGTCTGTATTAATCTTGATACTAACTCTTCATATGGAAGCTGGTTACTATTGTCCATAAACTCTTTCAAACTTGCCAAAGCTATCAGTTGAGGCAAGCTCGTTAAAAGATCGTTTATCGGACGATGTGTCATTGGATCAAAACCCATCTGTATAAGTTTCTTCTTCATATGTGTATTCCAGAAGTTCTTGATATCATTATCGGTTCGTCCTGGTAGGTGTTTTGCAATGGCAGACCACCTTATTGTAATAAAAGCTAGAATTAGAAAAATCATTCTATCATATAGATCAACAATAGCCTTAAAAGTTAACGGATAAAGTGTGAAGCTGCCagtggtattattattattacttactTGTAATGAAAGCTAGAATTAGAAAAATCATTCTATGATCATATAAATCAATAGCCTTAAAATTTAAAGTGAAGCTGCTAGTGGTATTATTATCATCTTACTTGTTGCCAAGGATGGAGTGAAGATTGAGAataatgtcttcttcttcttgggaaatTTTTCCTTTCTTTATGTCAGGACTCAAGTAGTTTGTCCATCTTAATCTACAGCTCTTTCCACATCTGTTTAGACCTATGAAATTAAAACTCATGCATGATTGTTAATACAAACGGCTATATATACGCAGAATGCTGCAAATGTAACGTAAGAGAGAAAGATGTACCTGCAAGTTTAGGGAGAGTTCTCCAACATCCATGACCATGAAGTTGAATGTGTGAGACAAGTTTTTGGTCTTCTTCAGGGGTCCAAGGACCTTTCTTAATGCCATTATTATTCTCATCATCACGGGGAGGAGGAGGATATCTTCCCATATTAATTTTGATTAGTTGCTTGCTGCATCCTCTCATTAATTCATTCTTACCGAAACTAAAGCTACCCATTTATATAGTAATCCGCATGCACATTTTTGTTAGGTTTGTTTCTTCCTCTTGTAACGTATAGTTACATTTTGACACTCAAAGGAGCATCAAAACAAGGATTGACTACTATTTTTCTTTCGGTAGATAACAAATGTATCCTTTTCTGGTGTTAAGTGACTTTAAAGTTTGTGACAACTTGAAAGAACTTGATAAAGACAGTGAATCTGTGATGGAATAACTAGTAAATATAATCAAGATCCTACGTTCTATATATTCATGGTTTTTCTTTAGTGAATACCAAGACGTTTATACAAGTCTCTGGGTGGTATATTGGAACCAGATAAAACAGTAAATTCCAAGACATTTTGttacaagaatccaaatgaaaattTGTTCCAAGGAATTTGTATGGCAAAGGGATAGAGTACGCAGTCTTCGTGTGAAGAGGCCGTTGAACTACTTCTACAGAAGGAGTTGTTTATTGGTCTATTACTTGCTCTTCAGTTGTAAATGTGTATTTTAAGTTTTCCATTCATTTTTGTCAACTAAAATTTACATAAGAGTACTGTTTATTAGCATCTCAAATCAATGAATGCCTTCTTTCATTAAAAGAGACCAGAAGAATAGCAAACTTGTTGGTGACAAGTCCGATTCCAGCCCATTTCTATGGGATTACGTATTGCACAGTTTTGTAAAACCTTTTTTCTTTGCTTCTCGCTGTTTTGACTCATCTGATCCGTTGAGACTTTAAAGGCAAGTTACTCTCGGCACACTAAATAACAAAGACTGTTTGTCACCTGGCTAAAGAGGACGCCGGTTGAATGTTGGGTTCATGTCCAACTTTTATGCACTGATCAAGCTAGGCCCAGTTGGCGAATATCAGGTGTCACGAGAATCCAAAGGAAGTCTGTCAAAAGAGAAGGCCTCCCCGGCGGCGAAGGTGGTCTAAAGAGATGGTCTCCCCTTAGCAAAGTGGTGGTCGTTGAATAGCAAAATCTATTGTGAAGTACACTGTACTTTACGGATAATGTTGGTAGTCTTGTAAAACAGGAGAACAAAAGTACATGTGTAAGCCATCGGATGATAACCTTTCTTGTAAAAAGAAAATgtcattctttttttttcctaataAAAACCCACTAAGACTAAGGAAAGTTACACACggatagtcttttttttttttttttttttggaaaaggtgaATTTATTAACTAGCAAATATAGTAGATTCATGATTTCATCTCTATCGAAAACATTAGggttattttgcgtttcctcccctcccaatatggctaattagcgtttcctctccAAAAAGATTCAAATTAGTGTTTCTTCTAgtcgttagtttttccatccaatTTCCAGTTGATTGAGTCAGCACTATTGCACACGTGGTAAAAATATACACGTGTCACACATAGTTCCCGAAATTCCCTTATCTTCTTCAGTCGATGAAAAAGACGATAATTTCCGCCAAATCGGAAGATTATTCCCTTCTTCGTAATAAATTCAACCAAAAACTCAATTCAAGAAACAACTCCCGCAGATCCAATCACTTTCTCTGCTAAATtcctttttattgttttctttactAAAATTAAATATTCCCCTAATGAAGGGGTCGTTTCTAACCTCTATTTAGAAATCCTAACCCTAATTGACAACAAAGGGAGGGAGGCTCAGATAGCAAATTGGTTTCAGTTACTTAGAGATCCTTCTCCCAATTCCAGCTAACATACAGACCAATCTCCATCTTTGCAGCACCAGTTCTGCAAATGGGTTGTACCAAATTCAATGAACACCAGCAAACTTTAATTTCCAAAATCAATTATTTCCGAAGTACAACCATAACATCAATTTCTATTCTAAACCAtatgaaacatcaccaatttatgttcatcaagGCATCAACAACTCCATCTATTGCTTCGACTCAATTTCAGTATATATAAGAAACCTATTTTAGCCGACAAACGaattccatcaccaccaccggTTGTTCATTTTTTCTTGAGTACTTTAAACGAAACCCAATTTCAGTCACATCCAGAAATAACCAAATCCATGGTTCCTGTCAATCACCATTTAATCAAGATCCATTCTAGGAAGTTAATAATGGAAGTTAATCAAGATCCATGGTTCCTGAAGTCTCAATTTCAGTCACTTGAGCATGTCTTCCATAATGGAAGTTAATAATGGATTCAAAGAAGCTTATTGCCTGTTTTTTATGGAACAATAACAACAGCTTcccttgaagataattcaaagagtgTTTGATTTGATTAAAGAGAGACTTAGTGGAATAATAAATTGATTATTGAATGAAGTAGAGAAAATAAAAACCCGATCTTTGAATTTGGATGT
This DNA window, taken from Papaver somniferum cultivar HN1 chromosome 3, ASM357369v1, whole genome shotgun sequence, encodes the following:
- the LOC113360027 gene encoding transcription factor MYB53-like is translated as MGSFSFGKNELMRGCSKQLIKINMGRYPPPPRDDENNNGIKKGPWTPEEDQKLVSHIQLHGHGCWRTLPKLAGLNRCGKSCRLRWTNYLSPDIKKGKISQEEEDIILNLHSILGNKWSAIAKHLPGRTDNDIKNFWNTHMKKKLIQMGFDPMTHRPINDLLTSLPQLIALASLKEFMDNSNQLPYEELVSRLIQTEAVNDMVKVQYIQCLLQSTMGISTNYPTSIADNIQALNLFMNSLSSIKENSTSSMINSSSQLDNMVVPNNVHDFPAELHYNPGDNFQTSLNNSHCDIVSPGHGCSDSALLNQGDERTPKVSQGCLLSSFPDDQTHPTPTVAHNNGRSASSSLGESSDAWNTSTTASATTTNTIYGGEVPSLWPELFSVEDLSFYP